DNA from Acidobacteriota bacterium:
CCCCGACGACTTCTGTTCGCCCTTCTCGGCCACGACCGAGACGCCGAAGCCGCAGCCCGAGAACCTGTAGCCCTTGAGGAGCCCGTTAGAGTTGGCGATGGCCACCTCGCCCTCCGACTCGCGGTAGCCGGCGCCGTCGCTCTTGGTGACCCGGGGGTCCTTCATGGCCAGCTTCTCCAGGCGCTTGGCCAGCTCGATCTTCTCCTCCATCGGCGCCTGGGCGATGCGCGGGTCGTAGAGCCCGGCCACCGCCGTCTCGCCTTTGTCGTCGGGCAGGACGTTGTTCGGGTCCGCCGTCGTGATCCGGGCGAACTCGACGGCCCGGCCGGCGGCGTCCTCGAGCGCTTTCTCCCCGAGGTCGTTGGAGCAGGCGAAGGCCATCCGGCCCTTGACGAAGACCCGGATGCCGGCCCCGGCGGCAACCGCCTCCTGGACGGTCTCGATGTCGCCCTTGCGCACGTCGAGGCTCAGGTTCCGGCCCGTTTCGATATAGACCTCGGCCGCGTCGGCGCCTTTCTTCAGGCACCGCTTGACCAGCTGTTCGGCTGTTCCCTTGATGTCCATCGTCCTTGTCCTTTCTTCGTCCCGCGCTTATCTGGCCCGCGAGCCGCCGACGTTGATGCCCCGGATCCTGACCGTGGGCTGCCCGGCCGTGACCTCGGCCGCCTGTCCCTTGCCGCAGATGCCCGGCCCGAAGTCCAGGTCGTCACCGACCGCGTCCACGCCCCGGATGACGTCGAGGCAGCTGCCGATGAGCGTCGCCCCCTTGACCGGGGTCGTCTTCTTCCCGTTCTCGATCAGGTAGGCCTCGCGGCAGGTGAAGTTGAAGACGCCGTCCGTGGGGTTGACGCTGCCGCCGCTCAGGCTCTGGACGTAGATGCCGCTCTTCGTCGAGGCCAGGATGTCGGCCGGCTTGTCCGTCCCCTTCTCGATGAAGGTGTTGGTCATGCGGACGATCGGCATGTAGCGGAACGACTCGCGCCGGCCGTTGCCGGTGCGCTCCGCCCTGATCTGCTTGGCCGAGAGGATGTCGGTCATGTACTTGACCAGCTTGCCGTCCTGGATGAGGACATTGCGCTTCATGGGCGTGCCCTCGTCGTCCCAGTTGGTCGTGCCGCGGAAGCAGGGCAGGGTGCCGTCGTCCACCATCGTGAATTTCGGGCCGGCCACCTGCTGTCCGAGCTTGCCGACGAAGACGCCGGTCTCGCGGGCGATGTTGTCGCCCTCGAGCGGGTGCCCGACGGCCTCGTGGGCAAGGACCCCGCCCCAGCCGTTCTGCATGACGACGTCCATCTTGCCCGCCGGCGCGTCCTTGGCCCCGAGCATGACGATGGACTCGCGGGCGCAGTTCCGGGCCGCGTCCTCGGGCCGGAGCTCGTCGAACATCTCGATCCCGGCGTGCCGGCTCAGGCGCTCGCGCCCCATGTGGGACGTGCCGTCGCCCGCGGCCAGGGCCTGGACGATGAAGAACAGGAGCGGCAGCTCGTCCCTCAAGTAGAGGCCTTCGCTGTTGGCGATCGTCCGGCCGCGGACCTCGTCGTAGTAGTCGATCGAGGCCATCTTGATCCGGGGGTCGTAGGCCAGGGCCGCGTCGTGGGCCCGCTTCATGATCTCGAGGCGCTTCTCGTCGGCCACCGCCTGGAGCGGGACCTTGACCGTGATGTACGACGGCCGCTTGCCTTCCCTGACGTCGACCGGCTTGACGGCCTTGGCCCCGCGGGCGACGTACGAGGCGACGTCGGCCGCGCGCAGGAAGGCGTCCAGGGTCAGGTCGTCGGTGTAGGCGTAGCCCGTCTTGTCCCCGGATATGACCCGGACGCCCGCGCCCTGGCTGATGCCGAAGACGGCGCTCTTGAACTTGCCCTCCTCGAGGAGGATCGAGCGCGAGACGCGGTTCTCGATGTAGATCTCGCCGAACTCGCCGCCCTTGGCCAGGGCGCGCCGGATGACCCGGTTCAGGTCCTCGAACGCGAACTGCGGGCGCGACGGCGCCTGCCCGGCCAGGGCGCCGCGCAGCAGCGACGGCGCCGCGGCCAGGGCGATGCCGCCCTTCAGGCCGAGCTCCAGGAACCTGCGCCGGGGGATGTCTTCGACGGAAAAGAGCTTGTCGGTCATGGGCCTCACCTCGGGAGGGAATTTTCGGTCAGACTCAGCATGAGTTTCGGATTATAACCCGGCAGAAGCGGGATTGCCACAGCCATTCCCATCGAAGACCTTCGGCTCGGCGCGGGACAAGCACCGCAGGACCGTGAAGCTCCCCTGGCTCTGAAGCGCGCGGGGGTGGGCCGCGGCCGGAGCGGATCCGTCAGAAGCGGATCCGGAAGCTGCAGCGGGACCCTCCGCCGAGGACCGTCTCCTCGATCTCCGCCGTGACGGGCTTGCCCATAAGGGTCGCAAAAACGGCCTCCTGCCAGCCGAGCGTACAGCGGCAGAACGAGGCCGGGGTCCGGCCCGGCTTGACCAAAGGGCAGGCGCAGGGGGCGGGTTTGCCGATGACGCGCAGGGTCCCCGCCTTCTCGTCGAGCTCCGCCTTCTCCAGCCAGGTGGTCTGGGCCAGGGCCAGGAATCCCTTGAGATCGCCCTTGTGCTTGTCGAGGAGCGGGGCTAGCTTATGGGAGCAGGCCGCGCCCAGCTTCCGCAAGATCCGGTCGCGGGCGGCTTCGTCGAGCTCCTCCCCCAAGACTCCGCACAGCAGGGCGAAGCGTTCTCGGGCGCCGCTCAGCTGGAATCTCAGTTGGGCCGTTTCGTCCGCGTCGGCCGGCGTTTGGCCGGCCGGGAGTTCGGTCCGGGCTTCGGCTCGGGACAGGAGTCCCAGGATGCCGCACCCGCAGGCGCCGACGGCGCAGGTCTTGAGAAAGTCCTTCCGCTTCATGTCTATCTCCTATCGTCTTTCTGGAGGACGGGGCTTAGGGCAAGTCTATACCCGCTTCAGGCCCAAGGGCAATTTTTCAATGACCCCGGGGGGCCAATATTGCACGACCGCTGACGCCGAGGCGCGGAGGCGAGCCCCGGCCGTCAATAGAACGGGAAGAGCCGCATGATCTCGGCCTTGTCGGGCGTGCGGCCGTACTCGGAGATCTCGAAGGCCTCCGCGCAGCGGATCTTGGCCGCCTGTTCGCGGCCGTACCAGGCCTCGAGGCTGCGCCGGAACCTGTCAGCGACCTCCATGTCCCCGTCGATGAAGTGCTTGCGGAGGGCCTGCCAGCGCTCCTTCTGCTTCGCGGGATCGTTCGTCAGGAGCTCGGGCGAGCCGCTGACGCCCCCCTCGTAGAACTGCGAGACCATGCCGAGCATGACCTCCAGCTTCTTGTCCATGACCGCGTCGATGCCGACCGCGATGTCGGCCTGGAACGAGTAGGGCTTCCGGAAGTCGTCCGAGAAATAGAGAAAGACGGGGTTGGTCTTCAGGGCCGGGACCTCGGGGCAGAACTTGGGCACGGTCACCATGTAGGCCGAGTCCTGGACGAGGACGCTGGTGTAGCGGTGGTCGGGGTGATAGTCGTTCGGCCGGTGGGTGATGACGACGTCGGCCCTCCACTCCCGGATCAGCCGGGTGATCGCCCTGCGGTTCTCGAGCGTCGGCTGCAGCTCGCCGTCGTGGTTGTCGAGGACCTCGAACTCGTAGCCGACGATCTTGGCGCCGTGCTCGACCTCGGCTTTGCGGCGCCGGGCCAGCTCCGGGCCCGAGTCCCGCCAGTGGCCGATGTCGCCGTTGGTCACGGACACGAACTTGACGTGACAGCCCCTGGCGATCCAGAGGGCCGCGGTCCCGGCCGCCCCGGATTCGGCGTCGTCGGGGTGGGCGCCGATGCAGATGATCCGCGGCTTGCCGTCGTCGGCCGGGGACGCGCCCGGCCAGGCCGGCCGAAAGAGGAAGAGGACGGACACCGTGGCCAGAGCCGTCAGCGCCGGCCATGCTCGTTTCATCATGTGACCTCTTTTCGCTGCCCTTCCATTAACCCGGCATCACCCTCACACGGCACCCTCATGTTATTGCCGCCGGCGGCCCAAGTCAACGATCGCGGCGGCGCTCAGCGCTTCTGCGTTTCGCAGGGGAAGCCTTCGAAGAGGGCCAGGACCTGACGGACCCTGTCCGCCGACATCCCGGGCCGGAAGTAGGCCAGGCTTTTGACGACCTGCTCCAAGGCCTCGTCATGGGAGTAAGGGTGAAAGGCCGAGGCGATATCGCCCGCCAAAGGCGCGTGAGCGTCCATCATGAGGGCCGGCCGGCCGCAGTCGAAATCGATCTTCTTCAGGTCGATGAACCTGAGCCTGGGATTCAAATAGGACTTGAGATAGAAGATCCCGTTGCCCGTGTCGCAGACGAGGCTCCAGCGGGTGTTCGAAGAAGCGACGCCGGCCAGAAGCCCGAAGGCGTGATCGACGGCTTGCGTCGCGCTCCCCTCCCTGAACCGGGCCAGGCCCGCGGCCAGCCGGGCGAACCTGTTGAGGGAATCGTAGGGATCGGCCGGTCCGGGCGTCTTTTTGGTCCAGTGGTCGAGGCATTCCCGGTACGGGGCGTTGGCCAGCGCATGGACGGGCAGCGCGCTTCCGCTCCGGATGGTCAGCCGGCCGCCCAGGCATTCGACAACGGCCACGGCGCCGGTCCGGTCGCAGGCCAGATAGTGGTCCCCGGTGTCGCTGATGCGGAGGCCTTTCGCCGCTTCGCGGACCTCGTCGATCGTGGCGCAAGTGTCGAGCATGTACTGCCACCAGAGGGCGCCGGCCAGGGCCGGCCGTTCGTCCGGGACCGGCGGCCTGGTCCCGTCCAGCTGCATCATGCTGAAAACGAGCCCGGCCTCGTTCATCCCACCCCAGGCGAGCTGGTAGCCGACGCAGGTGATGGTCACGCTGCCGTAGCGGGAGACCCATTGAGCCGTCCGGCCCGTCGTCCCCGCCTCCCAGCCGGATTTGCGGACGCCCCGCTTGTTGACGAACAGCTGGCCCGGCGCGAACCGGTTGTCGTAATTCGTGCCGAAAAAGACCGACCCCCTGTTGGGAAAGGCAATGGAGGAGAAGGGTAGAACCGCGGCCGGGGCCGCCAGCCCCAGGAACAAGAGAAGAACCGGTCCGTATCGACGCATGTTCATCGCACTCCCCCTTTGCCGTGTTCGGTCATCCGGCCACAATTATACGCCGCCCGGGTGCCCAGGCAATCCTCGGCGCTATGCCCCCCAGTTTGGCCAATAAGCTTGGACCTGGAGGCTCATCAAGCCCTCCCCTATGACTTGACATTCGGCCCTCTCGACCGATATTGAGAGAGAGGGGTTTCCGGGTCGGCAAGCATTCGCGCTTCGAAGATAAGATCGAGAAAGGGGGGTCGCATGTCGCATGCCAATCCCGGTGACGGCCGGCGGCGTTTTCTGACCGAGGCGCTGCCGGCGGGGGCGTTGTTCTGCCTGGGCTGCAGGGGCCTCACGGCGGCTGTCCAGAAGCCCGGGTACTTGGAGGACTCCGGCATGACCGCGGAGGCCGTATTCAGGTTCTCTTACGAGTACCTCGTGCCCGTCCTGGAGTCCATGGGGAAAGACGTCGGGAGGGAAAAACTCCTGGAGCTCCTGAAAAAGGGGGCGGCCGAGCGCTATTCTCGGATGGTCACCGCCATGGCCAAGGGCTACCCGAGCCGCGACCTGAAGTCGTTCGTGAAGATGATGGACGCGATGATGGCCGCCGTGCCCATCTATCGGAAGGCCTTTGCCTACGAGGTCACCGAGCTCACGGACACGGTGTGCGAGACGAAGTATACGGTCTGCCTGCCGGCCAAGCTCCTTCGGGAAATGAGCGAGGCGGATATCGGCTATGCCCTCGAATGCTCTTCCTCCGACCCCATGGTCAAAGCCTTCGATCCCAGGATGTCCTCGTCCTTCCTGAAGAACATGATGAAGGGCGACAGCGTCTGCATCGAACGCATCGTCCTGGCAGCCTGACCGGCCGGATGATCTGCTTCAGGGTCCGGGCCGGAGGGGAGAGATCTGGGCCGGAGGACTTCCTGATAATGCCCAAGATCTTGCCCATGATGGTTTGAGGGGGAGAAAATCCATGAAATATCCGCTGATCTGCGCTCTTGGCCTGGGATTGCTGGCGTGCTCCTTCGCGGCCTGCGGATCGGCAGGGAACGACGAGGAACCCCCTCCGGCAACGGTCTACAAGTATTACGCCTATGTGTCGAATAGTTGGTCGAACAATGTCACCGCCTTTGCGGTCAACACGGGCACGGGCGCGTTGACGGAGGTGGCCGGTTCTCCGTTTGCCGTGGGGCCCGTGCCGCGTTCGATCGGGATCGACCCCGCCGGCAAGTTCGCTTTTGTCGCGAATGATTATCCCAACAACGTCTCGGCCTTCGCCATCGATGCCGCCACGGGCGGCCTGACCGCTGTGGCCGGCTCGCCTTTTGCCGCAGGCACCAGCCCTCGCTCCGTGGCGGTCGCTCCCTCCGGCAAGTTCGTCTATGTGGGCAATGTCTATTCCAACAACGTTACCGCCTTCGCGATCCAGGCGGGTACCGGCGCATTGACGGAAATCAGCGGCTCGCCCTTTGGCGTCGGAGGGGGCTCTATCGCTATCCTCCCCTCCGGAACGTTCGCTTACGTACTCAGCGGGGGGAATATCTCGGCTTCAGCCGTCGATACGAATACCGGCGCGCTGACGGAGATCAGCGGCTCGCCCTTTGCCGCGGGAAATGTGCCTATCTCCATCGCGGTCGACCCCTCCGGCAAGTTCCTCTACATCGCGGATAATGGATTGTCGGGGAGCATATCCGCCTTTTCGATCGACACGGGCACGGGCGGACTGACCGCTGTGCCCGGCTCGCCCTTTGCCGTGGGCGGGCCGCCGAGCTCTATCACGGTCGATCCTTCCGGGAAATTCGCCTACGTGACGGAATCGATCTTGCCCGTCAGCTCAGGCGTCGCCGCTTTCAGCATCAATGCTACCTCGGGAGCGCTGACCGAAGTGGCCGGCTCGCCGTTCAACGCCGGGAGCGGGTCCATAGCCGTCGCCTGCGACCCTTCGGGCAAGTTCATTTACGTGGCGAATTACGGTTCGGACGATGTTTCGGTCTTTGCCGTCAATGCCGCGACGGGCGCGTTGACGGCGGCAACGGGCTCGCCTTTCGCGGCGGGCGATGCCCCGTGGTCAGTAGTCGTTATCCGGATTGCCCAGTAGGCCCCTGACGGCGGAAGATATCTCGCATTGGCTCGCCGCTTCCGGGCAATATCAGGCGCCCCTTGTAGGCATAATCGGATCTTCCGATGACCAGGTCGCTAAAGCGGCCGCCCTAAACCCAGCTTGGCCCCGACGCGCCAGAGGAGCGGCGGGCCCAGAACACGAAAGGGGGTCAGGGCTACCTCATACCTCCGGTTGAACAGGTTCTCGGCCGAAGCGAAGAACTCCAGCCCGGCCTGGACCCTTCTCGCAAAATAAAGGTCCAGGGTCAAGAATCCGGCCAGAGGAAGCAGGTTTCGATCGTCTTCAAACTGAGCGCCGATCGCGCGTCCCTGCGCACTGACGATCCATCCTCCCTGAGTCGTATAGCGAGCCTGAAAGGTGAGCTGTCGCCGGGGGACCTGCGGGACGCGCAAGCCTTCCAGGAGCGGGTTGGCGGAAAAGCTGACAACCCGGGCGTCGACCAGCTGCAAGCCAACGGAAAGATCGAGGGTTCTTGACAGCCGCGCCTCTCCTTCCAGTTCCACCCCCCGGGAGCGCGTCATCCCCAAGTTCATCCGCTTTCGGGTGATCAGATCGGGTGCGACGGTCAGGGTGATATTGGCGATCGGGCGCGAGATCTCGCTCCAGAAAAGGGTTGCCCGCAACGCGGCCCGGCCCCGAAACCCGGTCAGGTTCGTCCCGAGCTCGCCTCCCGCCAGCCGCTCCGCCCTCAACTCGCTGTTGGGAAGGGTGACGATATTCCCGACCCGGAACGAGCGGTACAGTTCGTAGAGCGTCGGGGCCCGGAACGCGGCGTAAGCGGAGGCGTTGATCCTCAGGTTTTCCCCCGCCTTGAACTGCAGGGCCACACGGGGACTCAGAGCCTTCTCCGATCGGCTGCCGAAAAGCGTGAGGGTAGACTCCTCGATGAGGGCCAGGGAGCGCTCTGTCGAAGATCCCCGGTAGTTCCTCCACTCGTCCGCGCGCAACCCTGTCGTAAGGATCCATCGGGAGCCGAGGAGAAGGAGATGTTCCGCGTAAAGACCGACCGTCCACTGGCTTCCTCCTACGTCGACGACATCGACGGGAGAACCCGCGGAGAACCCGGTTTGATCGCTGCGGCCATTGATCAGCCGGGTTTCGATGCCAAGCACGAGGGTCTGTGTGGTTCCTACAGGACGCGTCCATTGTCCGCTGGCGCCGGCCTGCCGGGAGGGGATACGATCACGGCGCGTCAATTCCTCGCTATTCCGATCCGCCGCTACCGCCGAAAACGTCTGGTTGAAGACCTGCCGGCCCCCGAAGAGCCGCCAGGACATCTTTCCTCCGCCAGGTGTCGGCCAATCTCCGCCCAGGGCGAGCTCTCCGATCCCGGTATCATTGTTCTGCTGCGGAGTGCCGTTCTTCCGCGATTCGCCAAAGAGCGAGACCCGGGCGAAGAGGCCCGCCTCCGGCGAAAACGATCTTCGAACGGTGAGATCCAGGGCCTGGTGCCGGGAGGACGCCCTCGTGTCCACAGAACCTCGGTCTTCAGGGGCAGTGAGGACATATCCGGCCGTACCGAAAGCTTCCCCGGAGGCGGTCACGGCCCATTTCCCCGAGATCAGGCCCGACGTCAGGGAAACGCTGGGCGTTAGTTCGTTCCCGAAGGCCGGCTCGATCCAAGCTCCCGAATAGGCCGTGGGGCGGGTGAGGATGTTGATCACGCCGCTGAGAGCCCCCGTTCCGTACAGGTGGGATGAGCCGCCGCGCAACACCTCGATGGAGTTGATGGAGGCGCGCGGGACACGGTCCCAGTAGACCCAGCCGCCGAATGGATCGTTCAGCGGGATCCCGTCCCTCAGAACGACGGCCCGACTCGGCCCGCTGGCCCCGATGCCTCGCAAGGATGCTCCCTGGGAGCTCGGGTTCGCGGTGCGGCTTCCCGAACGGCGGAATAAGCTGAACCCGGGGACCTGGCGGAGGACGTCATCGATGCCGAACGCCGCCGTCGTGGACAATTCCTCCGTCGTCAACACCACGACGCTCGCCGGCGTGTCGCCCACTCGGACCTCGGTCCGGGTGGCCGTCACCGTGACCTCACGCCTGACGGCCTTGACGGTCAGGACGACCTCGATGTGCGCCCGGCCGTTCCGACCGGCGATCCAGCTTTGCCCAAAATCGTCGAATCCGGCCGCCCGGACCGAAACTGTCCCCTTATTCCGCGGGACTCCCTCGAAGCGGAACTTCCCCTTGAGATCGCTCACGCTCTCGGCAGACCAGTCTTCGGTCCGCACCGTGATCTCAGCGCCGGGAATCGCCGCGCCGTCGGCGTCGAGGACGATCCCCTCTACGCGCCATCCCTGATCTTGAGCGGCCGGACCGGCGAACCCCAAGGATACGCAGACAAGCTCAGCCAGAAGACAAACGACGGCCTGGGCATTGGGCGTCACGGTCAAAGGGTGAAGATGATCACCGTCGTCGTGCCGCCCCCAAGGTTCCCGAAATTCCCCGAGACAAAACCGGAGATCGCGGCCACATACTGTTTGCCCTTGACCGAATAGCTGACGACGCCGCCGCCGACCGGGCCGCCCGTGTTGAACCGGAAAAGGACTTCGCCCGTGCGCGCGTCGAGTGCCATGAAATCCTGCCCGTGCTCGCCCGTGAAGACCAGCCCGCCCGAGGTCGTGCAGACCCCGGCCAGCATGGGCGCGCCGGAATGATAGGTCCAGCGCTCCTTTCCGGTTGCGGCGTCAAAGGCCGTGAGTGAGCCGCGGGATTGTTCCCAAGGGTCAAGGGTGAACGTCCCCCCTAGATAGAAGGGATTCTGGCCTCCAAGAACGGGGGCGTCCTGGGCCTTTACGTAAGTACAACCGTACTCCACCGAGGGGACGTAGAGCATGTCCGTGATATGGTTATACGCGGGGCCGCTCCATTCCTCGCCGCCCACCGCGCCGGGAAAGACATGCACGGGATTGGCGGTGACGGGGACGTCGACGTTCTCGCGCCGGGTAAACGGGACCGAATAGAGCAGGGCGTGGCTGACGCGGTCGATGACGCGAAGCAGTCCGTCCTTGCCGGCGACCGCGACGAGCTCCCGCTGGACGCCCCGGACCTTGGTCGTAAAGAGAGGGCTCACCTGGGTGAGGTCCCAATCGTGGGTATCGTGCGGGACGGCCTGGTAGTACCAGCTCAGCTTGCCGGTGTTCACGTCCAGGGCGACCATGGAACATGTGTAAAGGTTGTCCCCCGGGCGCAAGTTGTCATAGAGGTCCGGCGCCGGATTGCCGATCGGCACGTAAACCAATCCCCTGGCGCTGTCAAGGGAGAGAGGGGTCCAGACGTTACCGCCGCCGTGGGCCAGAACGTCCGGGTCCTTGCCCCATGTCTCCGCGCCGGGTTCGCCGGGATCGGGAACGGTGTTGAACTTCCAAAGCGGCGTTCCGTCGGAGAGGCTAAAAGCTCCGACCCAGCCCTTGGCCCCCCAATCCGATCCGGCCGGCCCCATGATGATACGGTTTCCGGCGATGAGAGGGGGAGCGCTGAGGAATTCGCCGTCCTTCGGGGAAGCGATCGGACGTTCCCATCGCAGCGCCCCCGTCGCCGCGTCCAGGGCGACCAGGTAGCCGTCGGGCATGCCGCGGACGACCAAGCCATCCTTGATCGCCGCCCCGCGGCTGGTGAAGTAATTCTCCTTGTCTTTGGGCTTCCAAACGTATTCCCAGAGCCTCCGGCCCGTCGCGGCATCCAGGGCCACGGTCGTGTGCGTCGTCGTGATGTACATGACGCCGTTGTAGACAAGCGGATTGGTCTGTGACGGGCCGCATTCCCTTGTCTGGAAGATGGCCACGGCACGAAGTCCGCGAACATTTTTCGTGGTGATCTGATCTAGGTTGACGAATCGCTGGCCGGTATAATCGTGTGTGGCGTGGAGCCAGTTCGCCCCCTGCCCTGCAGCGGCGTCAAGCTCGGCCTGTGTCGGGCCTTGCTGCGCCGCGGTCGGCAGCGCCAAGAACACAACGAATCCACATAATAGAAACGCGCCCAGAGTCCTATAACGGTTCATTTTCTACCCCCCCTAATCAGGCCAAACTCAGATCTATTTTCCATATTAGTCGCCGGTGCCGACCGAGTCAAGGGAATCTAGTGAAGTGCCCCCTGGCCGACTCGAACAGGCGAAGAGCGGATGACCTGCCCCTTGATAATCTATCCGGGTATAATGAGGAAAGATCTGGTGGCGAGCCCATCCCCTAGCGTGGCGTGCCCGAGAGGATCCGGCCCTCCGACCGTTGGATCCGGATTCAAATCCCCTGTTCCTGGCCGGCAGCGTTCATGAGGAATGAGAAAAGTTGCCCCGGCGAAAGGCCGAACGGGCTTGGGACCGCCGCGCCTTTCCTCCTCCGGCCGTTCGCCTGTCCTCTCTTCCGCCTCGGTAATTATTCTGCGGGGCGGCTGTCGCGCGCTGGTTCCCGGACGGTTTCGCGGTCTTCTGTTCCCTTCGTTCCTGAGGTTTGCGCGGAAGACGGGCGAATTCGAGATCGCGGCCCGGCATGGGCTTCGTATAATCAAAACCGTCCAGCGTGCGGCGCTCCACCCGATTGCCGAGGACGCGCTCGATATTGCGGACCATCTCCCCGTCTTCTCGAGTCGTGAAGGTGAAGGCGTCGCCGGTCTTGGCGGCACGTCCGGTGCGCCCTATCCGGTGCGTGTACGCATCGGCGGTGTCAGGCATGTCGTAGTTGATGACGTGGGATATGCTCGAGACATCGATGCCGCGG
Protein-coding regions in this window:
- a CDS encoding TonB-dependent receptor produces the protein MTPNAQAVVCLLAELVCVSLGFAGPAAQDQGWRVEGIVLDADGAAIPGAEITVRTEDWSAESVSDLKGKFRFEGVPRNKGTVSVRAAGFDDFGQSWIAGRNGRAHIEVVLTVKAVRREVTVTATRTEVRVGDTPASVVVLTTEELSTTAAFGIDDVLRQVPGFSLFRRSGSRTANPSSQGASLRGIGASGPSRAVVLRDGIPLNDPFGGWVYWDRVPRASINSIEVLRGGSSHLYGTGALSGVINILTRPTAYSGAWIEPAFGNELTPSVSLTSGLISGKWAVTASGEAFGTAGYVLTAPEDRGSVDTRASSRHQALDLTVRRSFSPEAGLFARVSLFGESRKNGTPQQNNDTGIGELALGGDWPTPGGGKMSWRLFGGRQVFNQTFSAVAADRNSEELTRRDRIPSRQAGASGQWTRPVGTTQTLVLGIETRLINGRSDQTGFSAGSPVDVVDVGGSQWTVGLYAEHLLLLGSRWILTTGLRADEWRNYRGSSTERSLALIEESTLTLFGSRSEKALSPRVALQFKAGENLRINASAYAAFRAPTLYELYRSFRVGNIVTLPNSELRAERLAGGELGTNLTGFRGRAALRATLFWSEISRPIANITLTVAPDLITRKRMNLGMTRSRGVELEGEARLSRTLDLSVGLQLVDARVVSFSANPLLEGLRVPQVPRRQLTFQARYTTQGGWIVSAQGRAIGAQFEDDRNLLPLAGFLTLDLYFARRVQAGLEFFASAENLFNRRYEVALTPFRVLGPPLLWRVGAKLGLGRPL
- a CDS encoding L-2-amino-thiazoline-4-carboxylic acid hydrolase → MSHANPGDGRRRFLTEALPAGALFCLGCRGLTAAVQKPGYLEDSGMTAEAVFRFSYEYLVPVLESMGKDVGREKLLELLKKGAAERYSRMVTAMAKGYPSRDLKSFVKMMDAMMAAVPIYRKAFAYEVTELTDTVCETKYTVCLPAKLLREMSEADIGYALECSSSDPMVKAFDPRMSSSFLKNMMKGDSVCIERIVLAA
- a CDS encoding beta-propeller fold lactonase family protein — translated: MKYPLICALGLGLLACSFAACGSAGNDEEPPPATVYKYYAYVSNSWSNNVTAFAVNTGTGALTEVAGSPFAVGPVPRSIGIDPAGKFAFVANDYPNNVSAFAIDAATGGLTAVAGSPFAAGTSPRSVAVAPSGKFVYVGNVYSNNVTAFAIQAGTGALTEISGSPFGVGGGSIAILPSGTFAYVLSGGNISASAVDTNTGALTEISGSPFAAGNVPISIAVDPSGKFLYIADNGLSGSISAFSIDTGTGGLTAVPGSPFAVGGPPSSITVDPSGKFAYVTESILPVSSGVAAFSINATSGALTEVAGSPFNAGSGSIAVACDPSGKFIYVANYGSDDVSVFAVNAATGALTAATGSPFAAGDAPWSVVVIRIAQ
- a CDS encoding PIG-L family deacetylase; this translates as MMKRAWPALTALATVSVLFLFRPAWPGASPADDGKPRIICIGAHPDDAESGAAGTAALWIARGCHVKFVSVTNGDIGHWRDSGPELARRRKAEVEHGAKIVGYEFEVLDNHDGELQPTLENRRAITRLIREWRADVVITHRPNDYHPDHRYTSVLVQDSAYMVTVPKFCPEVPALKTNPVFLYFSDDFRKPYSFQADIAVGIDAVMDKKLEVMLGMVSQFYEGGVSGSPELLTNDPAKQKERWQALRKHFIDGDMEVADRFRRSLEAWYGREQAAKIRCAEAFEISEYGRTPDKAEIMRLFPFY
- a CDS encoding TldD/PmbA family protein, producing MTDKLFSVEDIPRRRFLELGLKGGIALAAAPSLLRGALAGQAPSRPQFAFEDLNRVIRRALAKGGEFGEIYIENRVSRSILLEEGKFKSAVFGISQGAGVRVISGDKTGYAYTDDLTLDAFLRAADVASYVARGAKAVKPVDVREGKRPSYITVKVPLQAVADEKRLEIMKRAHDAALAYDPRIKMASIDYYDEVRGRTIANSEGLYLRDELPLLFFIVQALAAGDGTSHMGRERLSRHAGIEMFDELRPEDAARNCARESIVMLGAKDAPAGKMDVVMQNGWGGVLAHEAVGHPLEGDNIARETGVFVGKLGQQVAGPKFTMVDDGTLPCFRGTTNWDDEGTPMKRNVLIQDGKLVKYMTDILSAKQIRAERTGNGRRESFRYMPIVRMTNTFIEKGTDKPADILASTKSGIYVQSLSGGSVNPTDGVFNFTCREAYLIENGKKTTPVKGATLIGSCLDVIRGVDAVGDDLDFGPGICGKGQAAEVTAGQPTVRIRGINVGGSRAR
- a CDS encoding PQQ-binding-like beta-propeller repeat protein — its product is MAIFQTRECGPSQTNPLVYNGVMYITTTHTTVALDAATGRRLWEYVWKPKDKENYFTSRGAAIKDGLVVRGMPDGYLVALDAATGALRWERPIASPKDGEFLSAPPLIAGNRIIMGPAGSDWGAKGWVGAFSLSDGTPLWKFNTVPDPGEPGAETWGKDPDVLAHGGGNVWTPLSLDSARGLVYVPIGNPAPDLYDNLRPGDNLYTCSMVALDVNTGKLSWYYQAVPHDTHDWDLTQVSPLFTTKVRGVQRELVAVAGKDGLLRVIDRVSHALLYSVPFTRRENVDVPVTANPVHVFPGAVGGEEWSGPAYNHITDMLYVPSVEYGCTYVKAQDAPVLGGQNPFYLGGTFTLDPWEQSRGSLTAFDAATGKERWTYHSGAPMLAGVCTTSGGLVFTGEHGQDFMALDARTGEVLFRFNTGGPVGGGVVSYSVKGKQYVAAISGFVSGNFGNLGGGTTTVIIFTL